A region of the Arenibacter antarcticus genome:
CATCGGTAGTTAAGGTAACAGACTAAAAAGGCTAACCATGAAGCATCAAATTAAACGTCTTACCACAATGAACCGAATCCAGAGCACTGGATTGGAACTTTTCTATCAGAAAGGATATTACAACACCAGCATAGACGATATATTAAAAAAACTATCCTTATCCAAAGGCGCATTTTACTATCATTTTCAATCCAAGGAAGAATTCTTTATCAGCATAACACAGACGCTTTTATTTAGAACGGTATACAATCAACTTATAACACCTATTGAAGGCAAGGAAGACCCTTTAAACGCCATAATAGAGTGTATGGACAAAGATTTGCAAACCGCAGAACAAAATTTTTTAGATTATGGATTTGTGTTAAGTAATTTTATCACCGAGTTTAATGGCAAAAATCCAGAAATAATGGCCTTTCTTCAGGATATACTAACGGTCTGGGAGGTAAACTTAGTCACTATTTTACAAAAGGGAAAAACGGATGGCTATATAAGCAGACATACAGATAGCGAAGCCCTTGCCAGTTATATTATTTACTCCTATATCGGGATAAGAACTTTAATGGTAGAAGGAAATAGCAAGCAACTGAGGTATAAATATATCCAACAGTTGCGCCAATATTTTAAAACTATGGACAGTAGAACTACGGCTTAGCAGATTGGCTTTCAAGTATCTCCTTTGCTTTGGTTAAAACCGACTCAGGAAGGATGGTTCTCATAACATCCTCATAACCCGAGGGAAATTTATTTCCGTAAACCGAGGTGGGAATTAGGGGGTAAGAATTCCTATCTGAAAGCAATACATTCCCGCCCTGATGAAATGGATAAAATCCCGCATAGGGATGGGTAACACCCCACAATGTTAGGCAGGGTACCCCAAACATAGCCGCCAAATGTGCATTCCCACTATCCATAGCAATCATCAGCTCTAATTGGGAAATAACGGCTAGTTCTTCACTTAAAGGTATCTTCCCTACAAGATTAACACAATGTTCATACCTCTTTCCCCATTTATCCAATGCCAAACGCTCCTTTTCCCCGCCACCAAAAAGCAAAATATGATAATTTTCCCTATTATTTAGACCAGCCACAACTTTCTCCATTAAATCCAAGGGATACATTTTTCCCTTAAAGGCCGCAAACGGGGCAATTCCTATCCATTTCTTTGTTGGATCTTTAAGCAAATTGTGAGTATCGGATGCAACTTTTCTTTTAAGTGGTAATGCAACGGACTCCAAGGATATTGGAAAGCCAAGTTTTGCAAAAACATCGGCATAGCGCTGGTGTGTAGTTTTTAGAGGTTCAAAAACCTTATTGGTCAAAGAGGTCAACGCCCTTTTCTCAGCCCTGCCCTTTTCTATCTGAACAAAAGGAATGGAACCAAGTCCAAAATAAGCCTTTAGAACAGTGCTACGCATTACATTGTGTACATCTGCTACATCAGTTATATCTAATAGTTTTAATTCGTTATAGAGCTTCCAAAGCCCCCATACGCCTTTATGCCTTCCCTTCACTTGGGCTTCAAAAACATGTACCCTTGGTAGCCCTTGAAAAATAGGCTTTAGAAATCCTTTGGTAAGTACCGTTACCCTAATATTTGGATATTGCTCCAGAAGGGCAGCGATAACTGGAACGGTCATAGCAACATCGCCCATGGCGGATAACCGGATCACCAAAATATGAACATGCTGAGAATTATTAGTAATCCCAGATACTTCCTCTCCCCTAGGTTTTATCATTTAAAAGACAATTAACGATAAGATTCCAATACCACAATTTATAGTCCTAACCCCTTTTACGAAGCACCGGATTTAACTCATCGTCATTATACATTTTCATTTGCTTATAGACTTTCATGTATTTTTTACCAGCTTCAATATCTGTCAACAATTGGTCTATCGCAGTAAAAAGATCCCTTTTTTGTTCCAAAAGAATATTCAGTTTAACCTGACACTTTTCCTTATGCTCTGTAGAGGCGTCTTCCCTGTCTACCTCTTCTTGCATATGGTATATTTTGAGCGCCAAAATAGACAATCGGTCTATGGCCCAAGCGGGACTTTCCGTATTAATTGTAGCCCCTTCTTCTTTGGTAATGGATTGATATTTATTTAAAAAGAAACTATCTATAAATTCTACCAAATCTGTCCTATCCTGATTACTAGCATCAATTTTTCGTTTGAGTTTGAGGGCGGCGACAGGATCAATATTGGGATCTCTTATGATATCCTCATAGTGCCATTGCACTGTGTCTATCCAGTTCTTTCGATACAACAAATGGGCAATATCATCTTTTGGATAGGGATTGGCAAAACCTTGGTCCACACAGTCCTCTATATGATACTTTTCGATACTTTCATTGAATATTTTAAAGGCAAAATCACTAAACATAATATTATCGTTTAACTACAAAGATACTTTTAATTTTAGTTAAAAAATACGGGTCAACAGAACAATAAATGGGAGCATAATTATAGCTAAGAGTACCAATTCCTTAATCCTATCTCTTTTTATGCTTTCTACATAGGAAGCCGTAAAAACAACTGCAGGGAAAAAAGTAATCAAAATAGGATGGTTATCCGAAGAGGATTTAAGAAAATAAACAGCTAAACCAATAAGAAAAAGGTAAAGCACCAAACGCATACTTACCAACTTTCCTAATCCCACATTCCCTAATTTAATATAGCCTATGAAACCACTGAGAAATACTATAAGTATATAAAAAAACAAGTATGATCCAACACCAATATCAGTAAAATAATCGGAACTTATATCTAGTTTAAAATTATAATGATCCAACAGATAATAAGGATTATTAATCAATGCAAGAGTAGCCATCATAATTATAAACATTGTAAATATGGCTACAAAAGGTACTATCCAGTTGCGAATATTTTTGGGTTGATAAAAATAAATGGCCACAAAAACAAGGAGCAGATACATGATGGCCCAGTCGTAAAATAGGCTCGAAACCATAATCCATAGCGTAGCATCAAAAATTTTGAGTTTAATATTTTTCAAGGACCTTAAACTCAACAAACGCCGTACGGCCAACAATATAAAAAAACTACAGAAAATAGCATTTGAATCTAACAATACCTCGGGAAAAACGACGATCAAGAGGGTGTAAAATAGAATGGATAGGGAATTTGATCCTGTAATTTTATTCCTCCTAGTAATAAAGTTTACTAGGAATATACTGAACATTAAGCACCCTAAAATAACCAAATGACCCAATAGCTGCTCAAGCACATAAGTTCTTTGGAACATCACTAAATGTACGAACCAGTAAAACCCAAAAAGAAATACAAGTAGTATTATATAATTAATTGGTTTTGTTTTTCCAAAAATGGTTGAAATCATTCTAGGTTTTTATATTTTTGTACGGTAAATATAATTAAGATGAATACAATTTTTTACGGTATCGAGGATTTATTTGTAAATGTGCTGTTAGCACCGTTTGACGCCTTACGAGCAATGGAGAGTTGGTGGGGAGCCAATTCATTGAATTGGATTTTTATTTTTATAGGTTTTGTAGCGTTCATATATTGGATGTTGCAACTTAAGAAATTCAACGATAATGGAGAAGAGAACAAGGAGGTAAGTGCACATTCCTACCTCTAAAAAGAATATTTAGTAACCACATTCTCAAGGTAAAGGAAAAAATAATCAAATTATTTTCCTTCCAACGGGATATTTTTACACTTTATTTAAAAAAGGGGTTGCATCTGCAACCCCTTTTTTAATCCCTAATAAGTTCTATACCCTGTTCTATATTTAATCTATCCTTGGGAAGAAATCCTTTTACAATAAGCACCAAACCACAGAGAATCAAAATAAAACCAAGTACTTTCTTCACTAAAAGAATTCTTCCTTTTGTTAATTTCCGACGTAATTGTTTCGCTAATAGAATTTTAAAAATATCTGTGACAAAATAGGCAGCTATCATGGCCGCGAAGAAAGTCCATATTCTAGTGGGGTCATTATCTAGGCTAGGTCCTACAACAATGATAATTCCCAACCAAAAAACCAACACCCCTATATTGATAAAATTCAATAAAAATCCCTTTCCAAATAAACTGAGGTAATCCCCTTTTGTTACTCTAATTTTTTCTTGCGAATATTTAGATTCTTTCTTTAAAACATTGGTAAGTCCGTACACCAACAATATAACTCCGCCAAATACATACAATCCTGGTTGGTTACTTAAATTCTCCAACAATTGAAAACTACTGAAATAGGCCAATGTTATAAAAATAACATCGGCTACAATCACTCCAAAATCAAAACAGAGTGCGGCCCTAAATCCTTTAATAGCACTAGTTTCCAGTAATACAAAAAAAACAGGACCAATCATAAAGCTTAATAAAAAACCCAATGGTATTGCTGCCTGTACATCTTCAATCATATATATTATTTAACAACCTGGAATTTTTAACCCTGATTATAGGGTTAATTAACTATTCTTCCAGTAGTATTTGGATTGTAATTTCAACATTATTCTTTCCCCATTACATTCGGGTAATTGTACCCCCAAAAACCGTTTTCTCTTCCATCTTGGCAGGGTTTCCATAAACCAATACTTCCCCACCGGCTTTAACACTGGCCCTTACGTAATCTGTTGCAAAAATTTCTGCTCTAGATCCTGCATTTACGTTTACGGTACTAAATTTTGTTTTAAAATTCTTCCCTTTATAAATGCCGCCGGTGTTAATCTGAACATCTTGATTATGGGAATTTCCCGAAGCCGTTATAATACCCCCCATAACACTCTTTACAAGCAATTGTGCCACTTGGGCATTAATAACCAGTTCTCCGCCTTCTTGGGCTTTAAGCTCCAATACGTCTTGTTTAACTGCTTCTTTAGAAGTAATCCTCGCATCCTCATTAGTATCTATTACCAACAGATTATCTGTATAATACAAATCTACAAAAGTTCTATAGCCACTAAAAAGCTTATTTAATTCCATGCGTATTTTAAGAACTCCCCCATTGTTGACAATAGCAACATTCGTGGTATTTGCTCCAGTTATTATCGCCTTGTTTACGTTAGATCTTATCAGGTTTATAGATAAACCGTCAAAAGCCTTTACCTCCGTAAAAGTGCCCAATTCCTGAACCAACTTTTCATTTTGTGCCGCAACAGGCAGTACCGCGATTAGAAAGATCAGTATCACTACTAATTTTTGTTTCATTTACTAAAAGCTATCGTTTTTATGGACGGTGTATTTTACACCTAAAAACATTTATCCGAATTTATATTCAAGATAGGATTGTTACCTTATTAAGCAACAATCCATCTAGTTAAAACAAATTCCATTCCAAAATTAACCATTAGTCCTTTTTTCCCAATAGAGAAAAATCTAAATGGCGTTTCACAAGATCAGTGCTCTTTACCATTACTACCACTTCATCCCCTAATTGATAGGTCTTTTTTGTTTTTTCACCAACAATGGCGTACTCCTTGTCATCAAATGTATAATAATCATCCTTTATATCTCTAATTCGGACCATTCCTTCACATTTATTCTCTATGATCTCTACATAAAGTCCCCATTCTGTAACCCCAGAGATAACCCCCACAAATTCGCTGTCTTTATGATCCTCCATAAATTTGATCTGCATATATTTTATGGAATCCCTTTCCGCATTGGCGGCCAACCCTTCCATATTAGAAGAGTGCTTACATTTTTCCTCGTATGGCTCTGCCTTTGGTGTAGCTCCGCCATCCAAATAGTGTTGTAATAACCTATGAACCATAATATCTGGATACCTCCTTATCGGGGAAGTAAAATGGGTGTAATAATCAAAGGCCAGACCATAATGACCTATATTGTCTACGGTATAAATAGCCTTGCTCATACTGCGAATGGCTAAGGTATCTACAAGATTTTGTTCCTTCTTCCCCTTAACATCCTCTAAAAGCTTATTTAGAGAAGCGCTAATAGATTTTTTATCCTTAAAGTCAAGATTATGCCCAAAACGTGAAATTATCACATTCAAGGCCATTAATTTATCTTCATCAGGATCTGCATGTACACGGTATACAAAGGTTTTTTCGGGCTTTTGTTTTCCAATAAACCGAGCTACCCTCCTATTGGCCAATAACATGAATTCCTCAATCAATTTGTTGGCATCCATGGATTCCTTAAAATAAACGCCTACTGGTTCGCTTTCTTCATTTAGATTAAAACGCACCTCTACTTTATCAAAGGATAAAGCTCCTTCTTCCATTCGCTGGGACCGCATAATTTTAGCCAATCTGTCCATAGTCAAGGTAGCCTGTACCACTTCTCCATCAACTTGATAAGCAGCATCCCTAATGGAAATTTCCTCACTTATATTTCCTTCTTGAGTTTCTATAATGTGCTGCGCTTCCTCAT
Encoded here:
- a CDS encoding TetR/AcrR family transcriptional regulator, which translates into the protein MKHQIKRLTTMNRIQSTGLELFYQKGYYNTSIDDILKKLSLSKGAFYYHFQSKEEFFISITQTLLFRTVYNQLITPIEGKEDPLNAIIECMDKDLQTAEQNFLDYGFVLSNFITEFNGKNPEIMAFLQDILTVWEVNLVTILQKGKTDGYISRHTDSEALASYIIYSYIGIRTLMVEGNSKQLRYKYIQQLRQYFKTMDSRTTA
- a CDS encoding glycosyltransferase family 9 protein is translated as MIKPRGEEVSGITNNSQHVHILVIRLSAMGDVAMTVPVIAALLEQYPNIRVTVLTKGFLKPIFQGLPRVHVFEAQVKGRHKGVWGLWKLYNELKLLDITDVADVHNVMRSTVLKAYFGLGSIPFVQIEKGRAEKRALTSLTNKVFEPLKTTHQRYADVFAKLGFPISLESVALPLKRKVASDTHNLLKDPTKKWIGIAPFAAFKGKMYPLDLMEKVVAGLNNRENYHILLFGGGEKERLALDKWGKRYEHCVNLVGKIPLSEELAVISQLELMIAMDSGNAHLAAMFGVPCLTLWGVTHPYAGFYPFHQGGNVLLSDRNSYPLIPTSVYGNKFPSGYEDVMRTILPESVLTKAKEILESQSAKP
- a CDS encoding DUF4254 domain-containing protein translates to MFSDFAFKIFNESIEKYHIEDCVDQGFANPYPKDDIAHLLYRKNWIDTVQWHYEDIIRDPNIDPVAALKLKRKIDASNQDRTDLVEFIDSFFLNKYQSITKEEGATINTESPAWAIDRLSILALKIYHMQEEVDREDASTEHKEKCQVKLNILLEQKRDLFTAIDQLLTDIEAGKKYMKVYKQMKMYNDDELNPVLRKRG
- a CDS encoding DUF6341 family protein, whose amino-acid sequence is MNTIFYGIEDLFVNVLLAPFDALRAMESWWGANSLNWIFIFIGFVAFIYWMLQLKKFNDNGEENKEVSAHSYL
- a CDS encoding LysE family translocator, with amino-acid sequence MIEDVQAAIPLGFLLSFMIGPVFFVLLETSAIKGFRAALCFDFGVIVADVIFITLAYFSSFQLLENLSNQPGLYVFGGVILLVYGLTNVLKKESKYSQEKIRVTKGDYLSLFGKGFLLNFINIGVLVFWLGIIIVVGPSLDNDPTRIWTFFAAMIAAYFVTDIFKILLAKQLRRKLTKGRILLVKKVLGFILILCGLVLIVKGFLPKDRLNIEQGIELIRD
- a CDS encoding head GIN domain-containing protein — protein: MKQKLVVILIFLIAVLPVAAQNEKLVQELGTFTEVKAFDGLSINLIRSNVNKAIITGANTTNVAIVNNGGVLKIRMELNKLFSGYRTFVDLYYTDNLLVIDTNEDARITSKEAVKQDVLELKAQEGGELVINAQVAQLLVKSVMGGIITASGNSHNQDVQINTGGIYKGKNFKTKFSTVNVNAGSRAEIFATDYVRASVKAGGEVLVYGNPAKMEEKTVFGGTITRM